From Schistocerca cancellata isolate TAMUIC-IGC-003103 chromosome 6, iqSchCanc2.1, whole genome shotgun sequence, a single genomic window includes:
- the LOC126190671 gene encoding uncharacterized protein LOC126190671 translates to MKVVQLVAVLLAVVAGGRAGLLRVPRVYNALISTNQRLAPSRADTVSLPVVGPVALLPAAAIVAEEAAPPPAAKNASEAEAAANHTAAALVAPLAVYSPYYYSAYSYHYNPYLVPPLLHYGYNYLPLPLTVPVPLAVAHAAPAPPAADTPDQKGGGDAKADADKEAVTVEAN, encoded by the coding sequence GTGGTGCAGCTGGTGGCGGTGTTGCTGGCGGTGGTGGCGGGCGGGCGCGCGGGCCTGCTGCGCGTGCCGCGCGTCTACAACGCGCTCATCTCGACCAACCAGCGGCTGGCGCCGAGCCGCGCCGACACCGTCTCGCTGCCCGTCGTGGGGCCGGTGGcgctgctgcccgccgccgccatCGTCGCCGAGGAGGCGGCGCCGCCCCCGGCCGCCAAGAACGcctcggaggcggaggcggcggccaaCCACACTGCGGCCGCGCTCGTGGCGCCGCTCGCCGTCTACAGCCCGTACTACTACTCGGCGTACTCGTACCACTACAACCCGTACCTGGTGCCGCCGCTGCTGCACTACGGCTACAACTACCTGCCGCTGCCGCTGACCGTGCCCGTGCCGCTGGCCGTCGCCcacgccgcccccgcgccgccggCGGCGGACACGCCGGACCAGAAGGGCGGCGGCGACGCCAAGGCCGACGCCGACAAGGAGGCCGTCACCGTGGAGGCCAACTGA